In Flavobacterium sp. CS20, a single window of DNA contains:
- a CDS encoding DUF3127 domain-containing protein, which yields MEVEGKIKVIGETKEYGSNGFRKREVVITTEEQYPQFLNIEFIQDKTQLVDKFSVGENVKIGINLKGREWVSPQGETKYFNSIQGWRIERLDQSQNQDASIPPTDQFEPVDDLNEEDPEDDLPF from the coding sequence ATGGAAGTAGAAGGCAAAATAAAAGTAATTGGCGAAACTAAAGAATACGGAAGCAACGGTTTTCGCAAACGCGAAGTCGTCATCACAACAGAAGAGCAATATCCACAGTTTTTGAACATTGAATTTATTCAAGACAAAACCCAATTAGTTGATAAATTTTCTGTAGGTGAAAACGTGAAAATCGGAATTAATCTTAAAGGTCGAGAATGGGTGAGTCCACAAGGCGAGACCAAATACTTTAACTCTATTCAAGGTTGGCGAATAGAGCGTTTAGACCAAAGCCAAAATCAAGATGCTTCAATTCCGCCAACAGATCAATTTGAACCTGTAGATGATCTTAACGAAGAAGATCCTGAAGATGACTTACCGTTTTGA
- a CDS encoding glycosyltransferase family 39 protein produces the protein MKPLNSKTLFYILLGLWFIIDLIQISTTGIKHDEAYYYVWGQYLDWGYFDHPPMVAVLTYLGDLFFNDLWAVRFFSVVVHTLTVWIIWQTLDDKYRKTTSQVLYFYGLAFSLPMFSVYGFLTAPDTALLFFFAGFTWAFKHFLTRRKASDIFLLAITVAGMIYSKYHAFLIIFLVLVLHWRLIKQKRFWFLFVMVLILVLPHFIWLFQNDFISFKYHLVDRSQGFKIKYILEFIPGQFAVFNPFFLSLFLILIFNKKENDNFKKTMRFVGAGILLFFTLMTLKGRVEAHWTTIVSIPIIYIVYPYLLQLSQSYNSIKYVVVSLVSLVLVARVLISLDKLPAQSFDDNKTSYYQTMKEFVEDKPVIFKGSFQKPATYYFANSEAKVANKPFYRKRHTQFELWAWEKKYFGQKVFIYDMNSHYASEYQFNDNLFKGWFVDYYQDSRYIKIKYDIKDKTLKKGKTYDIILEISNTTNIDYRFDDKQMPLSFYIAFLKDDPTKFESVRLVLPELKTLKANEIKTLKTTFKVPETLNTSIYTFTISINSKLGFTTNSKDTLIKVVD, from the coding sequence ATGAAACCCTTAAATAGCAAAACGCTATTTTATATTTTACTTGGGCTTTGGTTTATTATTGATTTAATTCAAATCTCAACAACAGGTATAAAGCACGACGAAGCCTATTATTATGTTTGGGGTCAATATTTAGATTGGGGATATTTTGATCATCCGCCAATGGTAGCAGTGTTAACCTATCTTGGAGACTTATTTTTTAACGATCTTTGGGCAGTACGCTTTTTTAGTGTTGTTGTTCATACATTAACCGTTTGGATAATTTGGCAAACCTTAGATGATAAATACAGAAAAACTACTTCACAAGTTTTGTACTTTTATGGATTGGCTTTTAGTTTGCCGATGTTTTCTGTATATGGTTTTTTGACCGCACCCGATACAGCCTTACTTTTCTTTTTTGCAGGCTTTACTTGGGCTTTTAAGCATTTTTTAACCCGAAGAAAAGCATCAGACATCTTTTTGTTAGCCATTACTGTTGCTGGTATGATTTATAGCAAATACCACGCCTTTTTGATTATATTTTTAGTTTTGGTTTTGCATTGGCGACTTATCAAGCAAAAGCGATTTTGGTTTCTCTTTGTAATGGTTTTGATACTTGTTTTGCCACATTTTATTTGGCTATTTCAAAACGATTTTATTTCATTCAAATACCACTTAGTTGATCGCTCTCAAGGTTTTAAAATAAAATACATTTTAGAATTTATACCAGGACAGTTTGCTGTTTTTAATCCTTTTTTCTTGAGTTTGTTTTTGATTTTAATTTTCAATAAAAAGGAAAATGATAATTTTAAAAAAACTATGCGATTCGTCGGTGCTGGCATTCTATTATTTTTCACCTTGATGACTTTGAAAGGTCGAGTTGAGGCTCATTGGACAACTATTGTAAGTATTCCTATAATTTATATTGTTTATCCCTATTTACTCCAGTTGTCGCAATCTTATAATTCCATAAAATATGTTGTAGTTAGTTTGGTTAGTTTAGTTTTAGTAGCTAGAGTTTTAATTTCGTTAGACAAACTTCCAGCTCAGAGTTTTGATGACAATAAAACATCTTACTACCAGACAATGAAAGAATTTGTAGAAGATAAACCCGTCATATTTAAAGGTTCTTTTCAAAAACCTGCGACCTATTATTTTGCAAACTCAGAAGCCAAAGTGGCTAATAAACCTTTTTATAGAAAACGACATACCCAATTTGAATTGTGGGCTTGGGAGAAAAAATATTTTGGACAAAAAGTTTTTATATATGATATGAATTCACATTACGCCTCTGAATATCAATTTAATGATAATCTTTTTAAAGGTTGGTTTGTTGATTACTATCAAGATTCAAGATATATCAAAATTAAATATGATATAAAGGATAAGACTTTGAAAAAAGGGAAAACTTATGATATCATTTTAGAAATTTCAAACACAACCAATATTGACTATCGCTTTGATGATAAACAAATGCCTCTTAGTTTTTACATTGCTTTTTTAAAAGACGACCCAACAAAATTTGAATCTGTGCGTTTAGTCTTGCCAGAGCTTAAGACATTAAAGGCAAATGAAATCAAAACTTTAAAAACAACTTTTAAAGTACCTGAAACATTAAACACCAGCATTTATACTTTTACAATAAGTATAAATTCTAAGCTTGGCTTTACTACAAATTCAAAAGATACTTTGATTAAAGTTGTTGATTAG
- the lpdA gene encoding dihydrolipoyl dehydrogenase produces MSKYDVIVVGSGPGGYVTAIRASQLGLKTAIVEKESLGGVCLNWGCIPTKALLKSAQVFNYLNHAEDYGLKVEKADKDFSAVIKRSREVANGMSKGVQFLMKKNKIDVLEGYGTVKKGKKVSVKDNKDKTTDYEADHIIIATGAHARELPNLPIDGEKVIEYRKAMTLDKQPKSMIVVGSGAIGVEFASFYSDMGTDVTIVEFLPNVVPLEDEEVSKQFERIYKKRGIKIMTNSSVESVDTSGKKVKAKVKTKKGEETLEADIVLSAVGIKTNIENIGLEDVGIKTDKDKIVVNDYYQTNVPGYYAIGDVTHGPALAHVASAEGILCVEKIAGQKVEPIDYGNIPGCTYSNPEIASVGMTEKQAKDAGYELKVGKFPFSASGKAVFAGTKDGFVKVIFDAKYGEWLGCHMLGAGVTDMIAEAVVARKLETTGHEVLKAIHPHPTMSEAVMEAVADAYGEVIHL; encoded by the coding sequence ATGAGTAAGTATGATGTCATAGTAGTAGGAAGCGGTCCTGGCGGATATGTTACAGCCATAAGAGCTTCGCAGTTGGGTCTAAAAACAGCAATTGTAGAAAAAGAAAGCCTCGGTGGTGTGTGTTTGAATTGGGGTTGTATTCCAACAAAAGCTTTACTAAAAAGCGCTCAAGTTTTTAATTATTTGAATCACGCTGAAGATTACGGCTTAAAAGTTGAAAAAGCCGATAAAGATTTTTCTGCTGTGATCAAGCGTAGCCGTGAAGTCGCCAACGGGATGAGTAAAGGCGTTCAGTTTTTAATGAAAAAAAATAAAATTGATGTCCTTGAAGGCTATGGCACAGTTAAAAAAGGAAAAAAAGTTAGCGTAAAAGATAACAAAGACAAAACCACAGACTACGAAGCTGACCATATCATTATAGCTACTGGTGCACATGCAAGAGAATTACCTAATTTACCTATTGATGGCGAAAAAGTGATTGAATACCGAAAAGCCATGACATTAGACAAACAACCCAAATCTATGATAGTTGTTGGTTCGGGTGCCATTGGTGTTGAGTTTGCTAGTTTTTACAGCGATATGGGAACTGATGTAACCATTGTGGAATTTCTACCAAATGTTGTTCCTCTTGAAGATGAAGAAGTTTCAAAACAATTTGAACGCATTTACAAAAAACGCGGGATTAAAATCATGACAAATTCTTCTGTAGAAAGCGTAGATACATCAGGCAAAAAAGTCAAAGCTAAAGTAAAAACCAAAAAAGGCGAAGAAACATTAGAAGCCGATATCGTTTTGTCTGCAGTAGGTATTAAAACCAATATCGAAAACATAGGTTTAGAAGATGTAGGCATCAAAACCGATAAAGATAAAATTGTAGTTAATGATTATTACCAAACCAATGTCCCAGGCTATTACGCCATTGGCGATGTTACTCACGGTCCAGCTTTAGCTCACGTCGCCTCTGCTGAAGGCATTTTATGTGTTGAAAAAATTGCTGGACAAAAAGTTGAACCGATTGACTATGGCAATATTCCTGGATGTACCTATTCTAATCCAGAAATAGCAAGCGTTGGTATGACTGAAAAGCAAGCCAAAGATGCAGGTTACGAACTTAAAGTTGGCAAATTCCCATTTTCAGCTTCTGGTAAAGCCGTCTTTGCTGGCACTAAAGACGGTTTTGTGAAAGTGATTTTTGATGCTAAATACGGCGAATGGCTTGGTTGCCATATGCTTGGTGCTGGTGTGACCGATATGATTGCCGAAGCTGTTGTAGCTCGTAAATTGGAAACTACAGGACATGAAGTCTTAAAAGCTATTCACCCTCACCCAACCATGAGTGAAGCCGTTATGGAAGCGGTTGCTGATGCTTATGGCGAGGTTATTCACCTATAA
- a CDS encoding LuxR C-terminal-related transcriptional regulator codes for MLIIKNLKLVVLIVLFPFYSFYSQELLPPITNFSPNVYKVFAQNWDIDIDDKGFVYLANNQGLLKYNGLSWSIYELPRNNVVRSVHAKDSLIYTGAYNEFGYWEKNSTGKLVYKSLKDKAKDFSEIDEIWQIISIGELIYLRSFGKIYVYDGEEISIVAQMNPETMTSFHNQLYISDRHRGLCVLTDEGFKKLVDQDSLGGEKILDFSTFRNKLIIATKSTIYEYSDLKIKPLGNISLWEKLKKWEINKIEVLDSQTIVIGTVKNGIIAYNLNNNDIQVLNRINGLQNNTVLSLESFDKILWIGLDYGIDKVELSSPIKLFTESTGELGTVYDVDFVKNKTYIGSNLGVYTFKDKKLEILPGTEGHTWNLYNNEDTLYINHNAGTFFYINNKLEKIETKTGSFKIEKLQNKKKSEFLIGTYTGLRHYKDSIKNIPNLNFPIKDFQLYNNSDLWLLGLYEGLYKVEFDSTFSKVIVEKVEIPNGKIDANTRIMSIKNQFTVFNNGEWFKYNPFEGKLESFEDFNFLKNKKPIFNDAKIFWFLDIESKTFYMTDFDDFHIDLNSKQLKDRLVKNFENIIFKKDSIYLITLKDGFSEIDLTKLDHHIPNKVYQKPEVVGIRNEKERFNLDIQYLPYKKSRDIYIDIAYPFSMNIDLKYKLNSYETLKKGTINDGVINFQNLNHGDYVLHFYTEDTKRGIVNLSSYKFTISPPWYASVYMRIVYVLLCLLIIYLIFKINKYKLKKHRQKLIADYERHKLEESKRQEKEKLIDKLNFKSKELANTTLTLAKKNEILLELQKEIKNNQDAFKNKYKLKNILTKINNALNNKNEWDVFETNLNEIHDEFFKKLLKSYPDLTNSDLKLCAYLKMNMTSKEIAPLLRISLRGVEVHRYRLRKKLNLKSNQHLNNFLIKNF; via the coding sequence ATGTTAATAATAAAAAATCTTAAGTTAGTAGTTCTGATTGTTTTATTTCCTTTTTATAGTTTTTATTCACAGGAATTGCTACCACCTATTACTAATTTTAGTCCAAATGTTTATAAAGTCTTTGCTCAAAATTGGGATATCGATATTGATGATAAAGGATTTGTTTACCTAGCAAATAATCAAGGTTTATTAAAATATAATGGATTAAGTTGGTCTATCTATGAATTACCAAGAAACAATGTCGTTAGATCTGTGCATGCAAAAGATTCTCTCATATATACGGGTGCTTATAATGAGTTTGGTTATTGGGAAAAAAACTCTACAGGCAAACTGGTCTATAAATCCCTAAAAGATAAAGCTAAAGATTTTTCTGAAATTGATGAAATATGGCAGATTATATCAATTGGAGAACTCATTTATCTCAGATCTTTTGGAAAAATCTACGTTTATGATGGAGAAGAAATATCAATTGTTGCACAGATGAATCCAGAAACTATGACGTCATTTCACAATCAATTGTATATTTCAGATCGGCATAGAGGGCTTTGTGTATTAACGGATGAAGGATTTAAAAAATTGGTAGATCAAGATAGTCTTGGCGGAGAAAAAATTTTGGATTTTAGCACATTTAGGAACAAATTAATAATAGCTACAAAAAGTACAATTTATGAATATTCTGATTTAAAAATTAAACCCCTTGGAAACATTTCTCTATGGGAAAAATTAAAAAAATGGGAAATAAACAAAATAGAAGTCTTAGATTCTCAAACTATTGTGATAGGAACTGTTAAAAACGGAATAATTGCTTATAACTTAAATAATAATGACATTCAAGTATTAAATAGAATTAATGGATTGCAAAATAATACAGTCCTTTCTTTAGAGAGTTTTGATAAAATATTATGGATTGGTTTAGATTATGGAATAGATAAAGTTGAGTTGAGTTCACCTATTAAGCTTTTCACAGAAAGTACAGGTGAATTGGGAACCGTTTATGATGTAGATTTTGTAAAGAACAAGACCTATATTGGAAGCAATCTTGGGGTTTATACTTTTAAAGACAAAAAACTAGAAATTTTGCCAGGTACCGAAGGTCATACTTGGAATCTTTATAACAATGAAGATACATTATATATCAACCACAATGCAGGGACTTTTTTTTATATAAACAACAAGCTTGAAAAGATTGAAACTAAAACAGGTAGCTTTAAGATTGAAAAATTACAAAACAAAAAAAAATCCGAATTTTTAATAGGAACTTATACAGGATTGAGACATTATAAAGACTCGATAAAAAACATCCCTAACTTAAATTTTCCTATTAAAGATTTTCAGTTATATAATAATTCAGATTTATGGTTATTAGGTCTTTATGAAGGTTTATATAAGGTTGAATTCGATTCTACTTTTAGCAAAGTTATTGTTGAAAAAGTTGAAATACCCAATGGTAAAATTGATGCAAATACAAGGATAATGAGTATCAAAAATCAGTTTACTGTTTTCAATAACGGCGAGTGGTTCAAATACAATCCTTTTGAAGGTAAATTGGAAAGTTTTGAAGATTTTAATTTTTTAAAAAATAAAAAACCAATATTTAATGATGCTAAGATATTCTGGTTTTTAGATATAGAGAGTAAAACTTTTTATATGACAGATTTTGATGATTTTCATATAGACCTTAACTCAAAACAACTAAAAGACAGACTTGTCAAAAATTTCGAGAATATAATTTTTAAAAAAGATTCCATTTATTTGATAACTTTAAAAGACGGATTCTCTGAAATCGATCTCACTAAACTTGATCATCACATTCCTAATAAAGTTTATCAAAAACCTGAAGTTGTTGGAATCAGAAATGAAAAAGAAAGATTCAATTTAGACATTCAATATTTACCCTATAAAAAGTCAAGAGATATTTATATAGACATCGCTTATCCTTTTTCTATGAACATCGATTTAAAATATAAATTAAACTCTTATGAAACTTTAAAAAAAGGAACAATAAATGATGGTGTGATCAATTTTCAAAATTTAAATCACGGAGACTATGTGCTTCATTTTTATACTGAAGACACAAAACGAGGTATAGTAAACTTGAGTTCATATAAATTTACTATCTCTCCACCTTGGTATGCTTCTGTTTATATGAGGATAGTTTATGTTTTATTATGTTTATTGATAATTTATTTGATTTTTAAAATTAATAAATATAAACTAAAAAAACATAGGCAGAAATTAATTGCAGACTATGAAAGACATAAATTAGAAGAATCCAAAAGACAAGAAAAAGAAAAACTTATTGATAAGCTTAATTTTAAAAGTAAAGAATTAGCTAATACTACACTGACTTTAGCCAAGAAGAATGAAATCTTATTAGAACTTCAGAAAGAGATAAAAAATAATCAAGACGCTTTTAAAAATAAATATAAACTCAAAAATATATTGACTAAAATCAATAATGCTTTAAACAATAAAAATGAATGGGATGTTTTTGAAACTAACTTAAATGAAATTCATGACGAGTTTTTTAAAAAACTATTGAAATCATATCCAGATCTTACTAATTCAGACTTGAAACTCTGTGCTTATCTTAAAATGAATATGACCTCTAAAGAAATTGCTCCACTTTTAAGAATTTCACTAAGAGGTGTAGAAGTGCATAGATACAGGTTAAGAAAAAAACTTAACTTAAAAAGTAACCAGCATTTAAATAATTTTTTGATAAAAAATTTTTAA